The proteins below are encoded in one region of Aquisphaera giovannonii:
- a CDS encoding glycosyltransferase family 4 protein, with translation MRVTLVTETYFPQVNGVSRTLGELVKHLLERGDEVQLIRPNYGAEAERTADREGDGTDGLRVLRVKSIPMPFYMELFLPLPPFGPARRAIDEFRPDVVHIATEATLGLAALRHVRRRGLPVVSSFHTNFDQYSRHYRVGWSKGIVCRYLRWFHNRTRETYVPSPTTIGELTTMGFERLVLWPRGVDGTLFRPDRPGRAAVRDALGFAPDDTVISYVGRIAPEKNVGYLAEALAQVAARAPGVKVILVGDGPSRPELERRLGPIARFVGYRTGEDLADHYAAGDLFAFSSLTETFGNVVLEAMASGMPVVALRAGGVGDTVREGVNGLLVEAGDPPSRFAEALLSLVIDPGRRVAMAHAARAFALTQTWDAIMGGLRDRYEAAIRPEAGVVALAAGR, from the coding sequence ATGCGAGTTACCCTGGTCACCGAAACGTATTTCCCCCAGGTCAACGGCGTCTCGCGGACACTCGGCGAGCTGGTGAAGCACCTGCTGGAGCGAGGGGATGAGGTCCAGCTCATCCGGCCCAACTACGGCGCCGAGGCCGAGCGGACCGCGGACCGGGAGGGCGACGGCACGGACGGCCTGCGCGTGCTTCGGGTGAAGTCCATCCCGATGCCCTTCTACATGGAACTCTTTCTGCCCCTCCCCCCATTCGGACCGGCCCGCAGGGCGATCGACGAATTCCGGCCGGACGTCGTGCACATCGCGACGGAGGCGACCCTCGGTCTCGCCGCCCTGCGGCACGTCCGCCGCCGGGGGCTGCCCGTGGTCTCGAGCTTCCACACCAACTTCGACCAGTATAGCCGCCACTACCGCGTCGGCTGGTCGAAGGGGATCGTCTGCCGCTACCTGCGGTGGTTCCACAACCGGACGCGGGAGACGTACGTCCCGTCGCCGACGACGATCGGCGAGCTGACGACGATGGGCTTCGAGCGACTGGTCCTCTGGCCGCGAGGCGTGGATGGGACGCTCTTCCGCCCGGATCGCCCCGGGCGTGCCGCGGTCCGCGACGCCCTCGGCTTCGCGCCGGACGACACCGTGATCAGCTACGTGGGCCGGATCGCGCCGGAGAAGAACGTCGGATACCTGGCCGAGGCCCTGGCCCAGGTTGCGGCCCGCGCCCCCGGCGTGAAGGTCATCCTCGTCGGCGACGGCCCGTCCCGGCCGGAGCTGGAGCGGCGGCTCGGGCCGATCGCCCGGTTCGTCGGGTACCGGACGGGGGAGGACCTGGCGGACCACTACGCCGCCGGCGACCTCTTCGCCTTCTCCAGCCTGACGGAGACCTTCGGCAACGTCGTCCTGGAGGCCATGGCCAGCGGCATGCCCGTGGTCGCCCTGCGCGCCGGGGGCGTGGGGGACACCGTCCGGGAAGGCGTGAACGGCCTGTTGGTCGAGGCGGGCGACCCCCCCTCGCGGTTCGCCGAGGCCTTGCTCAGCCTCGTGATCGACCCGGGGCGTCGGGTTGCCATGGCCCACGCGGCCAGGGCCTTCGCCCTCACGCAGACCTGGGACGCCATCATGGGCGGCCTCCGCGATCGGTACGAGGCGGCGATCCGCCCCGAGGCCGGCGTAGTGGCCCTGGCGGCCGGCCGGTAG
- a CDS encoding Gfo/Idh/MocA family protein has protein sequence MESSPSGPRGESRRSFLKLAAAAAFPAIVPASALGRGGKVAPSNRVTLGVIGTGNQGMNDIESFLKDDRVQVVAVCDVNRESPGYWDGKVGGREPARRLVEKHYARHKPSGEYRGCDAYVDFREVLGRKDIDAVEIATPDHWHAIPVLEACLAGKDIYCQKPLSLTIAEGRAMSYAVNKHRVVFQTGSQQRSDPHFRRACELVRNGRIGDLKVVRVGLPGGRPDFGKTGDRKKPEPVPPGFEYDRWLGPAAGAPYAPARCHVNFRWIYDYSGGQVTDWGGHHPDCAQWGMGTELTGPVEIRDARAQFDPDPLWNTATAFSFEAVYEDGVRMIVSNENTMGVTFEGTKGTVYANRGKHTADPASILDSKIGPGEIHLYESDDHFRNFIDCVISRGPTAAPVEVAHRSITICHLGNIAMRLGRKSLKWDPRTEQIVGDDEASRMLGRPYRDGWKLPAV, from the coding sequence ATGGAGTCCTCACCGTCGGGCCCCCGCGGCGAAAGCCGCCGGAGCTTCCTGAAGCTTGCGGCCGCCGCGGCGTTCCCCGCGATCGTGCCGGCCTCGGCCCTGGGACGGGGCGGTAAGGTGGCGCCGAGCAACCGGGTCACGCTCGGCGTGATCGGGACCGGGAACCAGGGGATGAACGACATCGAGTCGTTCCTCAAGGACGATCGCGTGCAGGTGGTGGCCGTCTGCGACGTGAACCGCGAGAGCCCGGGCTACTGGGATGGGAAGGTCGGGGGCCGCGAGCCGGCGAGGAGGCTGGTGGAGAAGCACTACGCCCGGCACAAGCCCTCCGGCGAGTATCGCGGCTGCGACGCCTACGTCGACTTCCGCGAGGTCCTCGGCCGCAAGGACATCGACGCGGTGGAGATCGCCACGCCCGACCACTGGCACGCGATCCCCGTCCTGGAGGCCTGCCTGGCCGGCAAGGACATCTACTGCCAGAAGCCCCTGTCGCTGACGATCGCCGAGGGGCGGGCCATGAGCTACGCCGTCAACAAGCACCGCGTCGTCTTCCAGACCGGCAGCCAGCAGCGGTCCGACCCCCACTTCCGCAGGGCCTGCGAGCTCGTCCGCAACGGCCGGATCGGCGACCTCAAGGTCGTGCGCGTGGGGCTGCCTGGCGGGCGGCCGGACTTCGGCAAGACCGGTGACCGCAAGAAGCCCGAGCCGGTACCGCCCGGCTTCGAATACGACAGGTGGCTCGGCCCCGCAGCCGGGGCCCCGTATGCCCCGGCCCGCTGCCACGTCAATTTCCGCTGGATCTACGACTACTCCGGAGGCCAGGTCACCGACTGGGGCGGCCACCATCCCGACTGCGCCCAGTGGGGCATGGGGACCGAGCTCACCGGGCCGGTCGAGATCCGCGACGCCCGGGCCCAGTTCGACCCCGACCCGCTCTGGAACACCGCGACCGCGTTCTCCTTCGAGGCCGTCTACGAGGACGGCGTGCGGATGATCGTCAGCAACGAGAACACGATGGGCGTGACCTTCGAGGGCACGAAGGGGACCGTCTACGCCAACCGGGGCAAGCACACGGCCGACCCCGCGTCGATCCTCGACTCGAAGATCGGCCCGGGCGAAATCCACCTCTACGAGAGCGACGACCACTTCCGCAACTTCATCGACTGCGTGATCTCCCGCGGGCCGACCGCCGCGCCGGTGGAGGTGGCGCACCGCTCGATCACGATCTGCCACCTGGGCAACATCGCCATGCGGCTGGGCCGCAAGAGCCTGAAGTGGGATCCCCGGACCGAGCAGATCGTCGGCGACGACGAGGCGTCCCGGATGCTCGGCCGCCCCTATCGCGACGGCTGGAAGCTGCCCGCCGTCTAG
- a CDS encoding HpcH/HpaI aldolase family protein, with protein MKSNPVIRALRAGSPQIGTWLSLGSVGAARFMARAGFPWLTVDLEHSPTDIQTAATMFGAIADAGCVPLARVPTGKHEWIKMALDSGAMGIIAPMVMDADEARAIVAAARYAPRGNRSVGGGFHAINYGATADEYYSRADDEILVVIQTEHIKAVEIADEIYSVPGIDAIFIGPNDLTWSMRAPDGTFPSKEEFEATLARILAAAKRHKVPCGLHVLTAQDALRRAEQGFQFIAVGSELKFMLDGAADAVRRINPSAAEEDLAKY; from the coding sequence ATGAAGAGCAATCCCGTCATCCGCGCCCTCAGGGCCGGCAGCCCGCAGATCGGCACGTGGCTCTCGCTCGGCAGCGTCGGCGCGGCGAGATTCATGGCCAGGGCGGGCTTCCCCTGGCTCACGGTGGACCTGGAGCACTCGCCGACCGACATCCAGACCGCCGCGACGATGTTCGGCGCGATCGCCGACGCCGGCTGCGTCCCGCTGGCCCGCGTGCCGACCGGGAAGCACGAGTGGATCAAGATGGCCCTCGACTCCGGCGCCATGGGCATCATCGCCCCCATGGTCATGGACGCGGACGAGGCCCGGGCCATCGTCGCCGCGGCCAGGTACGCCCCGCGCGGGAATCGCTCCGTCGGCGGCGGCTTCCACGCCATCAACTACGGCGCGACGGCCGACGAGTACTACAGCCGCGCCGACGACGAAATCCTGGTCGTCATCCAGACCGAGCACATCAAGGCCGTGGAGATCGCGGACGAAATCTATTCGGTCCCCGGCATCGACGCCATCTTCATCGGCCCCAACGACCTGACCTGGTCGATGCGGGCCCCGGACGGCACGTTCCCCTCGAAGGAGGAATTCGAGGCGACCCTCGCCCGGATCCTCGCCGCCGCCAAGCGTCACAAGGTCCCCTGCGGCCTCCACGTCCTGACCGCCCAAGACGCCCTGCGACGGGCCGAGCAGGGATTCCAGTTCATCGCCGTCGGGAGCGAGCTGAAATTCATGCTCGACGGCGCCGCGGACGCCGTCCGGCGCATCAACCCCTCGGCCGCCGAGGAGGACCTGGCCAAGTACTGA
- a CDS encoding WD40 repeat domain-containing protein: MRKAPRIALALGGLACLAALAGSQRLGRPDRRAAYVVRFSPAGDRVAAITADVESRQGRLQVWDATTGRPSLSVATGDLLLSLAFAPDGRAVAVGGWGGAVELRDAADGRVLRSFAGHSTRCAGWPSCPTVGGSRPGPPTAGYSSRT, from the coding sequence ATGCGGAAGGCCCCGAGGATCGCGCTGGCACTCGGCGGGCTGGCTTGCCTGGCCGCCCTCGCCGGGTCGCAACGGCTCGGCCGGCCCGACAGGCGGGCCGCGTACGTCGTGCGGTTCTCGCCGGCCGGCGACCGCGTGGCGGCGATCACGGCGGACGTGGAGTCGCGGCAAGGTCGTCTCCAGGTCTGGGACGCGACGACGGGGCGTCCGTCGCTGTCCGTCGCGACCGGGGACCTCCTCCTATCCCTGGCGTTCGCGCCGGACGGACGGGCTGTGGCGGTCGGCGGATGGGGCGGGGCCGTCGAGCTGCGGGACGCGGCGGACGGGCGAGTCCTGCGATCCTTCGCCGGCCACTCCACGCGGTGCGCGGGCTGGCCTTCCTGCCCGACGGTCGGCGGCTCGCGGCCGGGGCCTCCGACGGCCGGATACTCCTCTCGGACATGA
- a CDS encoding WD40 repeat domain-containing protein — translation MRGLAFLPDGRRLAAGASDGRILLSDMTSGELTREFRRGMRQPVNQMAVSADGRYLATAGGIGAGSVGVWEVETGREIAVTSLASAWLSIAFPPGTGVLAAGIPGPSLTSMPTASLIDIEGDRRVASIPIGLARCLAFSPDGRLLAFGGDEEVVAVRDRGTGRIVATHDGHRHADSPVAGRVRSLRGGMGLAELPRANSAWSLDFSPDGGRLASCGEDGSVWLWGVPRADGTRAADRNILPTPGVPARLMPHQVALAVAALAMLAASALRRATSAALHEIGRRGGKSADQASSIRCSNGGLTRSGRWTMPASSATCKPEST, via the coding sequence GTGCGCGGGCTGGCCTTCCTGCCCGACGGTCGGCGGCTCGCGGCCGGGGCCTCCGACGGCCGGATACTCCTCTCGGACATGACGAGCGGCGAGCTGACGCGGGAATTCCGGCGGGGGATGCGTCAGCCGGTGAACCAGATGGCCGTCTCGGCCGACGGCCGGTATCTGGCCACGGCCGGCGGGATCGGCGCGGGGAGCGTCGGCGTCTGGGAGGTTGAGACGGGCCGGGAGATCGCGGTCACTTCCCTCGCTTCGGCATGGCTTTCGATCGCCTTCCCCCCAGGGACGGGTGTGCTGGCCGCCGGGATCCCCGGGCCGTCCTTGACCTCGATGCCCACCGCGAGCCTGATCGACATCGAGGGGGATCGACGGGTCGCTTCCATCCCGATCGGCCTGGCCCGCTGCCTCGCCTTCTCCCCGGACGGCCGGCTCCTGGCATTCGGCGGCGACGAGGAGGTCGTCGCGGTCCGCGACCGAGGCACGGGCAGGATCGTCGCGACGCATGACGGGCACAGGCACGCGGATTCGCCGGTCGCCGGCCGGGTGCGGTCCCTGCGCGGGGGGATGGGCCTGGCGGAGCTGCCGCGGGCGAATTCCGCCTGGTCGCTCGACTTCTCCCCCGACGGGGGGCGCCTGGCCTCCTGCGGCGAGGACGGCTCGGTCTGGCTCTGGGGAGTCCCCCGGGCGGACGGGACCAGGGCCGCCGATCGGAACATCCTGCCCACGCCGGGCGTCCCCGCCCGGCTCATGCCCCACCAGGTCGCGCTGGCGGTCGCCGCCCTGGCGATGCTCGCCGCGTCGGCCCTTCGACGCGCGACTTCCGCGGCCCTGCATGAAATCGGCCGACGCGGAGGCAAATCGGCGGATCAGGCCTCCTCGATCCGCTGCTCGAACGGCGGCCTCACGCGATCGGGGAGGTGGACCATGCCGGCGTCGTCGGCGACGTGCAAGCCGGAGTCGACGTAG
- a CDS encoding SDR family NAD(P)-dependent oxidoreductase translates to MAESSGKPVAVVTGGAQGIGAGIAAALGEAGYAVVVADVLQELAGETACQLAGRSVEVAGVRLDVTSADEWARVMREVDARWGGLDVLVNNAGISPRGTIESTDEALWDQTMAINLKGAWLGIKAALPLLRKRKGTIINIGSTRATRPMPGLFPYVISKAGLYGLTRQVANECLAEGITCNMVAPGWVDTPNERKIQARHGRPDFPAGIRNLTTPEDVGAAVVFLASRHGRKVHGDILYVDSGLHVADDAGMVHLPDRVRPPFEQRIEEA, encoded by the coding sequence ATGGCGGAGTCATCCGGGAAGCCGGTCGCGGTCGTGACGGGCGGGGCGCAGGGGATCGGCGCGGGGATCGCGGCCGCGCTGGGCGAAGCGGGCTACGCCGTGGTCGTGGCCGACGTCCTCCAGGAGCTCGCCGGGGAGACCGCCTGCCAGCTAGCCGGCCGATCGGTCGAGGTGGCCGGGGTGCGGCTGGACGTGACCTCGGCCGACGAGTGGGCCCGCGTGATGAGGGAGGTGGATGCCCGCTGGGGCGGGCTCGACGTCCTCGTGAACAACGCCGGCATCAGCCCGCGTGGGACCATCGAGAGCACCGACGAGGCGCTCTGGGACCAGACGATGGCCATCAACCTCAAGGGCGCATGGCTGGGGATCAAGGCCGCCTTGCCGCTCCTCCGCAAGCGGAAGGGGACGATCATCAACATCGGCTCGACGCGGGCGACCCGCCCCATGCCGGGACTCTTCCCGTACGTCATCAGCAAGGCGGGCCTCTACGGCCTGACGCGGCAGGTGGCCAACGAGTGCCTGGCCGAGGGGATCACCTGCAACATGGTCGCCCCGGGGTGGGTCGATACGCCCAACGAGCGGAAGATCCAGGCCCGCCACGGCCGTCCCGATTTCCCCGCCGGCATCCGGAATTTGACCACGCCCGAGGACGTCGGCGCGGCGGTCGTCTTCCTCGCCTCCCGGCACGGCCGCAAGGTGCACGGCGACATCCTCTACGTCGACTCCGGCTTGCACGTCGCCGACGACGCCGGCATGGTCCACCTCCCCGATCGCGTGAGGCCGCCGTTCGAGCAGCGGATCGAGGAGGCCTGA
- a CDS encoding ThuA domain-containing protein → MMRSSRNRTAAMLPFAATLATAALLLLTAARSEAADPWLAIKGGDGPGRGKHIVLVSGDEEYRSEEGLPQLAKILARRQGFDCTVLFAIGEDGTIKPTRTDHIPGLDALKEADLMVILTRFRDLPDDEMKAVADYLAAGKPVVGLRTATHAFNIKGGRKYERFSWQSKEWDGGFGRQVLGETWIAHHGDHGHESTRGVIAPGAESHPILRGIKDGDIWGPTDVYQVRLPLPGDSKPLVLGQVLSGMNPDDPPVAGPKNDPMMPVAWVKTYAGESGKAGRVFTTTMGASQDLAAEGTRRLVVNACFWALGMEDAIPAKTDVTIVGDYKPTPFGFNKHTPGVKPADLLKD, encoded by the coding sequence ATGATGAGATCCAGCCGCAATCGAACCGCCGCGATGCTCCCCTTCGCCGCGACGCTGGCGACGGCCGCGCTGCTGCTGCTGACGGCCGCGAGGTCCGAGGCGGCCGATCCCTGGCTGGCCATCAAGGGGGGCGACGGCCCGGGCCGCGGGAAGCACATCGTCCTGGTCAGCGGCGACGAGGAATACCGCTCCGAGGAGGGGCTGCCGCAGCTCGCGAAGATCCTCGCGAGGCGCCAGGGCTTCGACTGCACGGTGCTCTTCGCGATCGGCGAGGACGGCACGATCAAGCCCACGAGGACGGACCACATCCCGGGCCTCGACGCCCTCAAGGAGGCCGACCTGATGGTCATCCTCACGCGGTTCCGCGACCTGCCCGACGACGAGATGAAGGCCGTCGCCGACTACCTGGCCGCGGGCAAGCCCGTCGTCGGCCTGAGGACCGCGACGCACGCCTTCAACATCAAGGGCGGGCGCAAGTATGAGCGGTTCTCCTGGCAGAGCAAGGAGTGGGACGGCGGCTTCGGCCGGCAGGTCCTCGGCGAGACGTGGATCGCCCACCACGGCGATCACGGCCACGAGAGCACCCGCGGCGTGATCGCACCCGGCGCGGAATCGCACCCGATCCTACGGGGCATCAAGGACGGCGACATCTGGGGCCCGACGGACGTCTACCAGGTCCGCCTCCCGCTCCCCGGGGACAGCAAGCCCCTGGTCCTGGGCCAGGTCCTGTCGGGCATGAATCCCGACGACCCGCCCGTCGCCGGGCCGAAGAACGACCCGATGATGCCCGTCGCCTGGGTCAAGACCTACGCCGGGGAGTCCGGCAAGGCCGGCCGCGTCTTCACCACCACCATGGGCGCCTCCCAGGACCTCGCCGCCGAGGGCACCCGCCGGCTCGTCGTCAACGCGTGCTTCTGGGCCCTCGGCATGGAAGACGCGATCCCGGCGAAGACCGACGTGACGATCGTCGGCGACTACAAACCCACGCCATTCGGCTTCAACAAGCACACGCCGGGCGTGAAGCCGGCGGACCTCCTGAAGGACTGA
- a CDS encoding glycoside hydrolase family 15 protein, translating into MDVPAGLAGSGRAWGRNEDDASRRAPGWPGDPPRWTTAAKQGIGTAAANPPHGTNLAWFTLACGALTEVYYPRVDSAVLRSLGLVVTGPGGFASDERRDASHRLEPPADGVPIYRLENACRSGRYRIRKEIFTHPDHDAVIQRTEFEPLHGGAAGYRVFVVLEPHSGGEGEGASVWLGDARGIPLLMADAPGGSLALACSSPWGEATAGFAGTSDPREVLAERGRLSRRFEAAGPGNVVLAAEIDFASRGGDFVLALGLGRDPDEAGHRALATLRLPMEEARRRYVRGWRDWHAAITPPPVPEGVRDLSRISAMVLAAHTGRVVSGATVASLSVPWGEARAGDEEGYHLVWPRDLCEVAGGFLAVGAKAEAARALRYLEAIQGADGHWPQNMYVSGAPYWEAVQLGQTAIVLVLLDHLRRDGAIDEAEVARLWPTARRAAAYIVQCGPSTQEDRWENERGYTPFTLALVISALLIAADLADERGEPAAGAYLRASADAWNASIEDWLYVSGTGLARSMDVDGYYARIIAGGGDVRVSDVEGGAETNIPTSLDREFAPDEVVSPDALALVRFGLRAPDDPRILNTIKVVDALLKVETAHGPVWRRYNGDGYGEHADGTPYDGHTRGVGRPWPLLTGERAHYELAAGRRGEAVRLLSAMAAFANDGGMIPEQVWDADDIPEKGLFRGRPSGSAMPLAWAHAEYLKLCRSIRDGRIFDMPPRTARRYLEEKVRSDKALWRPEHRREFIPAGATLRIELPSPAVIRWTHDAGPLARQQATRDTTLGVHVADLPTAALAPGSVIRLSIEQGGEEGDEARVVVEEAAGAGRGS; encoded by the coding sequence ATGGACGTACCAGCGGGCCTTGCGGGATCGGGACGAGCCTGGGGCCGCAACGAGGACGACGCATCGCGGCGAGCACCAGGGTGGCCCGGCGACCCCCCGCGCTGGACGACGGCCGCCAAGCAGGGGATCGGCACCGCGGCCGCCAACCCGCCGCACGGCACGAACCTCGCCTGGTTCACGCTGGCGTGCGGGGCCCTGACGGAGGTCTACTACCCGAGGGTGGACTCCGCCGTGCTCCGGTCGCTCGGCCTGGTCGTCACGGGCCCCGGCGGCTTCGCATCCGACGAGCGTCGCGACGCCTCCCACCGGCTCGAGCCGCCCGCGGACGGCGTCCCGATCTATCGCCTGGAGAACGCGTGCCGTAGCGGCCGCTACCGGATTCGCAAGGAAATCTTCACGCATCCCGACCACGACGCGGTGATCCAGCGGACGGAGTTCGAGCCGCTCCACGGCGGGGCGGCGGGCTATCGCGTCTTCGTCGTGCTCGAGCCGCACTCGGGTGGCGAGGGCGAGGGAGCGTCGGTCTGGTTGGGCGACGCGAGGGGCATCCCGTTGCTCATGGCGGACGCACCGGGGGGCTCGTTGGCCCTCGCCTGCTCGTCGCCCTGGGGCGAGGCCACCGCGGGTTTCGCGGGCACGTCGGATCCGCGGGAGGTCCTCGCGGAGCGCGGGCGGCTCTCGCGGCGCTTCGAGGCGGCCGGGCCCGGGAACGTCGTGCTGGCCGCGGAGATCGACTTCGCTTCACGCGGCGGCGACTTCGTCCTGGCGCTCGGGCTCGGCCGCGACCCCGACGAGGCGGGGCATCGGGCGCTCGCGACGCTCCGGCTGCCGATGGAGGAGGCCCGCCGCAGGTACGTCCGCGGCTGGCGGGACTGGCATGCCGCGATCACCCCGCCGCCGGTCCCCGAGGGCGTCCGGGACCTCTCGCGGATCAGTGCCATGGTCCTCGCGGCGCACACCGGCCGCGTGGTCTCCGGTGCGACGGTGGCCAGCCTCTCGGTCCCCTGGGGGGAGGCCCGTGCCGGCGACGAGGAGGGCTACCATCTCGTCTGGCCCCGCGACCTCTGCGAGGTGGCCGGCGGATTCCTCGCGGTCGGCGCGAAGGCCGAGGCCGCGCGGGCGCTCCGCTACCTCGAGGCCATCCAGGGCGCGGATGGCCACTGGCCGCAGAACATGTACGTGAGTGGCGCACCCTACTGGGAGGCCGTGCAGCTCGGCCAGACCGCCATCGTGCTCGTGCTGCTGGATCACCTCCGCCGCGACGGGGCGATCGACGAGGCCGAGGTCGCCCGACTCTGGCCCACGGCCCGCCGAGCGGCCGCCTACATCGTGCAGTGCGGGCCCTCGACCCAGGAGGACCGGTGGGAGAACGAGAGGGGCTACACGCCGTTCACCCTCGCCCTGGTCATCTCCGCCCTCCTCATCGCGGCCGACCTGGCCGACGAGCGCGGCGAGCCGGCGGCGGGCGCGTACCTGCGCGCGTCCGCCGACGCCTGGAACGCCTCGATCGAGGACTGGCTGTACGTCTCGGGGACCGGCCTGGCGAGGAGCATGGACGTGGACGGGTACTACGCGAGGATCATCGCGGGTGGGGGCGACGTCCGCGTGTCCGACGTCGAGGGAGGGGCCGAGACCAACATCCCGACCTCCCTCGATCGGGAGTTCGCGCCCGACGAGGTGGTGAGCCCGGATGCGCTCGCCCTCGTCCGCTTCGGCCTCCGGGCCCCCGACGACCCGCGGATCCTCAACACGATCAAGGTCGTCGACGCTCTGCTCAAGGTGGAGACCGCGCACGGGCCCGTCTGGAGGCGGTACAACGGGGACGGCTACGGCGAGCACGCCGACGGCACGCCCTACGACGGCCATACCCGCGGCGTCGGCCGCCCCTGGCCCTTGCTGACCGGCGAGCGCGCCCATTACGAGCTCGCCGCCGGGCGTCGCGGCGAGGCCGTGCGGCTGCTCTCGGCGATGGCGGCCTTCGCCAATGATGGGGGCATGATCCCGGAGCAGGTCTGGGACGCGGATGACATCCCCGAGAAGGGCCTGTTCCGCGGCCGGCCTTCCGGCTCCGCCATGCCCCTGGCCTGGGCCCACGCCGAATACCTCAAGCTCTGCCGCTCGATCCGCGACGGCCGGATCTTCGACATGCCTCCGCGGACGGCCCGCCGCTATCTCGAGGAGAAGGTACGCTCCGACAAGGCCCTGTGGAGGCCCGAGCACCGTCGCGAGTTCATCCCCGCCGGCGCGACGCTGAGGATCGAGCTGCCGTCCCCCGCGGTCATCCGCTGGACGCACGATGCCGGGCCGCTCGCCCGGCAGCAGGCGACCCGCGACACGACCCTCGGCGTCCATGTGGCCGACCTGCCCACCGCGGCCCTCGCGCCGGGGAGCGTGATCCGGCTCTCGATCGAGCAGGGCGGCGAGGAGGGGGATGAGGCCCGCGTCGTCGTGGAGGAGGCGGCCGGGGCCGGGCGCGGCTCCTGA
- a CDS encoding PPC domain-containing DNA-binding protein, producing MKSKLIHEAQGERTFVLIFNTGDQVMPNLLSFAKERRLSAARFTAIGAFRDVTLGYFDWEKKDYVKIPVDEQVEVLSLIGDVALKDGEPAVHAHVVVGRRDGSTRGGHLLDAHVRPTLEVTLVESPAHLRKEHDPESGLAIIRL from the coding sequence ATGAAATCGAAGCTCATCCACGAGGCCCAGGGCGAGCGCACGTTCGTCCTCATCTTCAACACGGGGGACCAGGTCATGCCGAACCTGCTCTCCTTCGCGAAGGAGCGGCGCCTGTCCGCGGCTCGATTCACGGCCATCGGCGCGTTCCGGGACGTGACGCTCGGCTACTTCGACTGGGAGAAGAAGGATTACGTCAAGATCCCGGTAGACGAGCAGGTGGAGGTCCTTTCGCTGATCGGCGACGTGGCCCTCAAGGACGGCGAGCCGGCCGTGCACGCGCACGTCGTCGTCGGCCGTCGGGACGGCTCGACTCGGGGCGGGCACCTGCTGGACGCCCACGTCCGCCCGACGCTGGAAGTCACGCTCGTCGAGTCGCCCGCGCACCTCCGCAAGGAGCACGACCCGGAGTCCGGCCTGGCGATCATCCGGCTCTGA